The genomic window TATCCCCTTGCATGCACTGCTTGACTCTTGCTAGGTGCTGGTCAGTGAAGGGTAGGACATGCTGAATCACTGTGGCTGATGTGCAGGTCTGTCTGGTTAAGGATTTTTCTAgatttatgtttttttaaagctaaaatTCTGTGTTGCACTGTGcaactttgtgttttgtttgtggccagtgctgttttctctgctgtttgCACCTGTTTTTCTTCCAGCCACTGCAAATCTGTGAAGCAGGAACAGCAGTGATTAGGACAGTAAGTATGAGTAAAATCaaaattacagggatttttttgttaatgTTTCTTGAAGCTTTGAGTGTAGGATGGAGCCTGCCTTAGTCTATTAACAGAAAATTCCTTTCCTCCTGGAGGCACTGCTGCTGGTGTGCACATTTGAGACAAATGGACAGAATTGTTAACCTAGTCCAAAAGTAATTTATCTCATCTACATCCTGTTGATGTAGAAATACCtagaatttcaggaaaaaaatgtagctttgtttttttccttgcagcaCTTGGGAGAAAGAATTGCTGTATTTGATTGCTGGAAAAAGCTAACACATGTTAAGAGTTGCCCTTCAGCACAAGAACTCTGCTCCTGTATGAGTGTTTCTTAGCTGCAAGGCTGGAATTTCAGTCACAGGATTCCACAAATCTTAGTACTGATGTGGAAGCTCTGATTAGCCTAAACTTCTTCTGgagaattaaataaataattatcaCCTGTTATTATCCATATGCTGTAAAGCACAGTTAGGCCATGTGTCATGTAGATGACTTTATATAAACCCACCCTGACGTGTACAAACAAATTTTTCCATTGCCTGTTTGTACTGAGCTgacaatgaatttttaaaatattctcagACTTCAACATCTGATACCTACCGTGTGAGACTAGGCAGGAGAAAGGAGAGGTAATTTTTAGAAGTTTGGAACCATATGGTACTTTTTTGTAGTTGGTATGTTTGTATGGTCCAGATAGCAGCAACTTGGATAAGTACTGGAGTTGCTGGATGGGAGCCAGGAGCTCAGTCTGTTGTTAAGGAGGAAGTTAAATAACACTGGAGAGATTTGATAGCTGGAATTCTGTACAGCTTAAATAAGGAGCAGTGGTTGGTCTCTGCATTGGAGCTGGTGAttgaatgaaaaattaatgtttGTCTTGTGTCAATAAATTTCGATGCCCAGACAGGATGTAGAATATCTGTAGAACAGAATTGCAGTGTCCAGCAGGCATCAGCATTTCGGGGCAATTTAGGTTACTTCAGCATCCTCTGGGGGAATTCTTAACAAGCACAGACTTGCTCACCTCCTTGGAAAATAATACTGAATTCATCAGCTGTCAGAGAGGAGAGAACATGCTCCTGGCTGCAGTAAATCCATGCCCTGTTAGCAGTGAGGCTCAATAGAAGTAGAGATTTAGAAGTAATCTCTTGAAGGAGCCTGTGGGCTTGGAGAGGGGGAGCTGTTTGTTTGTAGTTGCCCCTCAGGAGAATTTTAGCCCTTGGACAGAAGCAGGGGGCAGAGCCTGAGCCTGTTTGCTTCCAAAGGATGTGTGTTAAGGTGGCAGGGTGGCCACCTGCTGCTTGTGTCCAGTAGCTCTCACTAAGGAAAGCGTTTGCTGTATCACTTTTTGATGGTGAGGTTTTGGTTCTAATTTCAGTACCCAAAAACCTGGCTGATCTGACATCTCCAACATTTTCAAATACTGGTCTCCTGGTTATTTTGTAACCTTGCTCTTCCCTTGGGCCTCTTGCTTTTGTGAAACATCTGAAATGGTAACATTCAGACCCCTTACAGTCAAAAGGTGGTTGACATCCCAGGAAGCTTGGAAAAGAGGAGATCTCAGTGTTTGAAAACAAAGATTTTGCTTGCAAGTTTGCTTTTTGTCTGTATGTGTCTCCAGCAGCCCTTATGGCATGGTTCTTATATAAATTGTGTCAGTGCTTTAAGTCCATCCCATTTGTGTATCCAAGATCTCAGAGCTGGGAGATTCCCAACCCTCTTTCTGGGATCTCCTGGATTTCCTGTGTTTCTCAGTCCTGCTGCTGAATATTTTACAGCTCCTGAGCAGAGGGTGGGTGACCAACACTGATGTTTTATCCGGGTCACTGTTCTCTCCCGTTGCAGATTCTGCTGCAGTTTGTGGCAGTTGTTTGCAGTATCTGTTTCTCTGGGTGTTTTGCTGTTAGGGGAATTCTGTTAGATCTGTATTATGGGAATTCTGCTAGATCTGTATTAGATGCTTCCTTGAAGTACAGCGTTTCCTTCCTCTGTGGTTTAATTCATCATCTGAAACAAGCTGAGACTGACAGGTCTGCCTTAAATTGTGCACTCTAAATTTAGCAGCCAGAGACAGAATGATCAGGAAGGGCTAAATAATTATTATGTCAAAAAGGCCTTGGgacaaggaaaggaagaaagccaCTTTGGAACAGAGGGTCCCCTTTCAAGTCTTTTAGTGCAGAGCAGAATTCAGAGGAACTGCTTTTCGGAAGCAAAAGTTTGAAATGAGCCAGTATTTTAGGGAACTGGACAATGAGATATTTCACTGTCCTTTATAATCTGACCAATGCTCACTTTGAATAACTGAGGGTTACAGTGACAAGTTGATAAATTCTGGCCTTGCAGAAAATGTCCAATTACTGAGTTTCTgggagtattttaaaataattgcataTGATTGCTGtgcatttattttcatgaaATAAATACTGCTTGGGAACTCTGCCCAAAATGAGGCTATCAATGGCAAAGGAAGTGATGCCAGATTAGTTATAATATTTCTCTGTGGAGATTTCCTATGTGCTCTGAGCGTAGCCTGAAGGGACAGGGATGTTGAATTCAATCAGTTATTTTCATGGTGACTTATTTGGAGCTAATGTTAAGATGGCATTCACATAGTACAAAATAGGTAGATTAAAAATTTCTATGTTTCATGGCTTTTGCCCCTTGAGAATGCTGTGGTCAAAATAATCCAGCATGTAAAAAGTTTTAGAGAACTATTTCAGGAAGCAGGAGTATATGTTTACATTTCAActttcctccctttctcccccaccagTCAGTTTTTAAACAAATTGTACTATTTTCTCTGGCTTCACCAAACTTTATACTGCAGATAggccagtttaaaaaaataacgatttttaaaaaaaataatccaataGCGATACTGCATTGTGGGCTCATCTGAGGCCTTGTGTTTGTGTTTCTTGATTCCCCCAGTTCCCAGATGTGCAGTGACTCATCCTTCTGAACAATGGGAACAGCATCTCTTACTCCTTCTCTTGGTCCCAGTTGGCAAAACTGTTACTCAGAGGATCTGAACTGCAGAGGGAGGAGAGATCAGCAGTGACAGAATGAGTCACCCGAGCCTTGTGGTCACTCTTGTGTGGTGAGCAGGGAGTGGAACACGAATGGTCACTGTTGTACCCTGGGGCACTAAAAAAGGACCATCTGAGTTACATAAAACTCATAACTCAGAGGtcactcttccctcccccacAGCTGTCCCGTAAAACACGGGGTGTGGGTGCAGGAGACACCACTGAAACATCTTGATTTGTTATCAAGGGGGATGAAAATCCATAAAAATAGCTAACTGGTTTGTAACTTTCCAGTGTGAAATGAACTGACAGACTactagttaaaaataaaataaataaatgtcagTGTGTAAATCTACACAGGCAGACTCTGCTGGGACTGTGACAGAATGGGGCTTCCTATCTCAGTATAGTGCTGGTTGAAATTAAATAGTCTTTCATATTTTAAGAgcaatatttattaatataattagaatatttttaaaggaaatagtGTGCTGTTAGGACAATGCAAGATGTGAGTCTTTTTAAACCTGAAAGGCAGAAGCTGAACAACCTTCTATGAACATCATTGATCTGAGGAGGtttctggagctgccagttttTCTTGCAACATCAGCCTGTGAAGGATCTGATCTGgatcttttttgtttgtttttaagtgaGCACACCATGATGTGATTCTATTTAGGTATTTACACATAGTATAAATACACATCGAGGGTATAAATATACATTTATTATAAATAGCTTTggctttcatttctatttcGCTGCTTGCGAGCATATCTTAAAATAGATTGTGATGttaaaataacctttttttttccaatataaccgttaaaatactgaaattgaAGTCATCAATGTGCATAAAGATATTTTTAGTATCTGATGAATCAATTGCAAATATTTGCTGACACTTTTATAGGAAGTCACGGTCATGGACCTGAAATAACTGGCTAAGATCTGGGGAAGGAGAGCACTTGAAGTGCTAAGCCAGCTTTGAATGTGGCTGAGTGGCCAGATAGATATTGGAGAAATACTAAACATTTGCACTGAAAAAGTCAAACCAGCTTCTTTATGATCAGTGtcttgaagagaaaaaatattttcaacacgAAAGGGGCAGCTGATAATTTATTTCAATAATTATTTGCCTTGAAAGGAAAATCTACTTTGATTTAGaaattgtgtatttttatatacatacaTTTATATGCATAAGCATTTGtttgtatatgtgtgtataatAGCAAAGGATAAGACAGCTTTGCATAAATAGTAATTTATTAGTGGAATTCAAAAATCCATTTAAGTGCAGCTTGATATAAAGCTAAATAAATTTGACTTCCAGATTTAATTAATATTGCTGTCCATTTTCCCTGGATGGCAAGGAAAAATGAATCTAGAAAGGAATGTTCAGTTAGCATAATTGTTCTAATTAAAAACACTAACAGCAAACAGTTGTGAAACCTGGAGTTTCCATATTTTCCTCATTTAATATGTTACATGTTACTCATCGAGTCAGTTAATGCTCCGTGCACTTGTGTGTGCTGCTGGCTCGAGGAGCTGAATGTGCTTCCCAGAACATTCCAGTTTTCTGTAAATCTGACTAAGATGTGGAACAAGGTTATTCCAGAGGCCTTCAGAGCAGGAACTGAGTCCACACTTCCGTAGAACATAACACAGGAATCATTAGTCGGGGAATCATTAAAGCAGGAGGTTTTTGAGTGTgtgtgctgggtttggggttattATTCTGGGAGGGTTTTTAACTTCAAACCCTCTGGAGCTTGTTGAGGATTTGTTGTTTTGGCTGGAAACAGATATTTTGACTTAAGTACTGGATGCCTTTGGATTCTGTGCTAGAGGAGAATGTTCAGGTTCCTTCAGATCTGTCAGACTATGCATATGGTGCTCACACCTGTTCCAGCCACCTGACTTGTAACCTGGCTGCTTacccagctctcccagtgctTTGCCATTGCTGCTTAAAATTTCCCTGAACAAATTGCGTGGCTTAATTGCAACGTTAGGAAGAGCTGGATAAGAACCTAGAGAAGTCTGTTTTCCCTAAATCACTGCAGAAATGAATGTGTATATTTTCTATTAATCAGTTTATTTTCTTACCTCCTTATCAATGTGTAGAATGTCAGTGATGGATGTGTGGGGTGGGAAATAGGGGAGGCAGAAGCTGTAAATCAGGTGATCCTGCCTGTGTGTCCCTGCATTTCACAGGCACACGGCTgttccctgctccagcgtgggtgGGTGGATGGACAGGCAGAGACTCTTAAAGCAGCTGGGTAGAAAATTGGAAGAATCTCTATCAGAGATGGCCCCTGTGCAGTATTTTTGCACATCTGAAGGCACTGTGTGGGACAGAGCACAATAGATAGAGAAGGGGTTTTTTGTAGCTTCAGTGATCTTTTCTTTCTGGGCTCTCCCATCTCCTGAACATGACTAATGCTGTACAGGAAGCCCTTTTCTCTTATTCATGCAGTCTGTGATATCTCTTCTGATCCACAGAGTGccaaaaaatacaggaaattacTTTCACCTTATGAAAATTCATGATTCTAAGGAAGCTCTTAGAGCAATTGTTCTTTGGAaacttcccctctccccccctgcccaaaaaaaaagtggttttttttctgttagcaaTCCATCGTAAATCTTTTGTTGATACACGGTAGTCTTTTGCAAATCCATGTGTTCTTTCTCCTTTATGAAAAGACACATCCAGTTTTAAATGTTAGGAAATAATAAGCTCCAGCTCCTTTTGCGTGTGCCTTACGCTGGGAATGTGTCCTTGTCCAACACTGAATCTTCTGATCTCCAGTCTGATTCCTCACAATGAACTGTTGTGTTGGCATCTGTTTAGAGTTGTACTGGGGGGAATAATTCTGTTCTGCTGTCTCAGGCCCATGCTGTAGAGGAGGATGTGTGGTTTAAGAGTTTATATTGCTGCTGGAGTCCAGGGCAGTACTTGGAGAAAGTTCCATTCTGAATGAGTGACTTGGTGAGGGCACCTACTGTCTGTCATTTGGTCATGActgacagccctgctctgtgatAGGCATGGGTTTTCCTGCCTAAAATCACTAAAAGGCAGCAGGATTTTCCACTTGATCGTTCTCATGACATGGCTACAACCGTAAGACACATCCTGAACAATGAAGAAGACTTACTGAATTTCTTCTGTGTGCTAGGGAAGTGTTTGCAGGAGAGTTTCACTCCAGAGTAGGCTGCATCTGTAGGGAAACAATTTTGTTACTTCTTTAAAAGTGTGTGCAGGGCTTCTTGTCCCCACTAATGCAAAGAGGGGCCCTTGATTTGAGTGTGACACACAGGCAAGCTTGTGTGATAAAAGACCAAATCCTCTTACACAAGAGTAAACTTTCACACAAGAGTGAATTTTCCCTGTAAACGTTCCTCTTTTCTTCTCAATATAACTGCTAAATGGCTTTGTACAAGATGAGCAAATCTGTTATTAAAAGTCTTGAGCCCAGAAGGGAAGCTATCTGTAGAAGAGCAAGTCCTTCAGAATGttccttttttcatttgtttgtgaCAAGCAAGTCTAGCTTAAGTCATCGTAAATTGTGGGTGACTTAAATCTTTCACTTTTCTGAAGATATGCCAGCCAGTCTAGGATATGCTTTTGTTCACTGTTAtgaattttaaacaaaacattGGTTTCTTATAAATGTGTTTCATTTTTACTCCCACTCAGTGTCAGTTAACTGCACTTATCTTACAAGGGGGAAAAAGCCTAATTCTTTAAGTCAAAGAACTGACTTAATAACACTTCTTTTTTATTGTAAAGATTTACTGGATAGATTGGAGCATTTGTTCAAATCTCAACTCAACTTTGATTTTTCCAGACCTGATGATATTGCTCTGTTAGACCTCAGTGCATGTTGGAAAGTGGGAAGTCCTTGGTTCTGTTGGATTTGCTGTCCTAGAAACAAGCTTAGTTCCCACgtctttccttttccacagGGTGAATCGGTGAAATACTTCCTGGATAACCTGGATCGGATCGGTCAGCTGGTAAGAAACCTTCTACCTTGGACCCAGAGAGCTCCAGGAGACAAGGAAAGCCTGAGTGTGCTGTGATTAATGGGGTTTGGTTGGGTTCTTTAGttgatatttttaaataataatgcattaaataatttcagttttctttctctagaaataGTAAACTCCAACTTTATGAAACTGGAGCTTGGTATTTGCTTCATCTTTTTTGACAGACAGCAAGTGGAAGTTGTATTTGTGCACATATTTTGTCAGCCCTTCTATGCAGTCTCTGGATCTGATTCACTTTTCCTGATGCTCTGATGGCTGGTGCTACTTAAGGTAGCAGAATGAAACCTTAGCAAAATAAAACCCCTTCCTGGCAGTTGTAGGATTCAAAACTGTAATGAAAACATCTGTCAGGAGACTTGGAGGAAAAAGGGTTGATTTTCCTAAATAGTAACAGTGATAAGGTTCTGAAGAACAGATTTCTCTACAGTGGTAGGTTGGGCCACAGCTTGTGGTAGAATCTGTTGCTGTACTCGCTGATCATGGAGTGTGAACCTGGAAGAAGAATTTCCACTAAAGCTTTCAAGATGGTCCTTGTAAGAGTAATGAACTGTggaaaaagtaaatttaaaaaaaaaaaaaccctttcagtGATGACTTGATCTGCTTTATTGTACCTAAATGGCAGGAACACTGTAGCTGAGAATTTCATGATGAAAAAATACACTTCAGCCTTAAACGAAGAGGCTTGAAGGATAAAAATGTGAAGGAGTGAATTAGtcctttatttttgttcttgtaTGTCTCAGGATCTGTAGCTGCTTACCAAAGTGTTGAGCTAAATGGTTAACCAGCCAATGTTTTAAAGCTGAGTATTCATTCTTCATGTGATGGTTTAAAAAGGCAGCTCCTGGTGATTTACTTCAGTATTCAGGCATTAGCCAGCATTTTTGAAGGACTTTTTTTGATGCATCTCTCCTTTCTTTTGCAGAATTATTTTCCCAGCAAACAAGATATTTTGCTGGCCAGAAAAGCCACGAAGGGGATAGTAGAGCATGAtttcatcattaaaaaaattcctttcaaGATGGTGGATGTAGGGGGACAGAGATCTCAGCGTCAAAAATGGTTCCAGTGCTTTGATGGAATAACTTCAATTTTGTTCATGGTCTCCTCCAGTGAATACGACCAGGTCCTCATGGAAGACAGGCGCACAAACAGACTCGTGGAGTCCATGAATATCTTTGAGACAATAGTCAATAACAAGCTTTTCTTTAACGTTTCCATTATCCTATTCCTCAACAAGATGGATCTTCTCATCGAGAAGGTAAAGACTGTCAGCATTAAGAAGTATTTCTCGGACTTCAAGGGCGACCCTCACCGGCTGGAGGACGTGCAGCGTTACCTGGTGCAGTGCTTCGACAGGAAGCGGCGGAACCGCAGCAAGCCCCTCTTCCACCACTTCACCACGGCCATCGACACGGAGAACATCCGCTTCGTGTTCCACGCCGTCAAGGACACCATCCTGCAGGAGAACCTCAAGGATATCATGCTGCAGTGAAGGagagcagcccctgctctgtTGAAATTTCGCTGGAGGGTTCGATCAAAGTTTTTATCCTTTCTTTCTGGCCCTTGCATGCGGTGTAAGACCCATGCGAATTCCTTGGCTCAGGAATGCTGTACACTAGCCAGTCCAAACAGAGGAGCTATAGGCCGGAGGAGTCATGTTGATGTTAGCTACTGAATCATTTGGACTAGAAACACTACTGAAACCTGGCCATGGTAGGTTCTGTACCGAGTTTGGAACGCTGAATGACATAACCACCGTCTGCCTTCTTTGAGAACACAAATCTCTGACAAACCATGGATGGAAGACACGTTTCAAATGAATGCGCTCATTTTTCAGAAACTCTAGTTGTacaaactgccttttttttgtaGTTTGGAGGTGCTGAATCGATCAAACTAATCTAAACATGATGAGATTGGCAGCTGTGTTGGAGAATGTTAATGGAAGTTCCATTCTTAACCCTTAGGAATATAACCAGgtcttgtgtgtgtgttcagCTTTGCTGAGGGTCTAGAATCCACCTTCCAAGGTGGATGCACAGCTCTTGTCTGAAGGTTTTGCATGAGTCTCCTGAGGCAGAAATCTAAAACTGTGTAAGGAAACTCATGTTGGAGTAAATGGGATGGGGAGTTAAGGCCTTGCTGATACGAAGAAGGGTTTATTTTGCACTATGTATGGAGGGTGTTACATCATGGGAAAGCTGATTTCCTTGGtgcagcagcctgtgctggagcaccCAGCCATGTATCTGCACAGTGTGTGCTCAAGGGAGATGTGCTCCATGGCAAGCCAGCACTGTCCTCACAGCCACAGTGGGCAGAATTTGTGAAGGTTCAGTGTCTCACATGACAGGGCTTCATCTGTACTCCAAAGTTTGAAAGCTGATTAAACTCTTAAGCAAAGGTTTTGGTAGCACAGCAGCTGCTTGATTAGTTCCCAACAGCTGACCTTGTAGGAAGACTGAACACCCTGGAGATCCCAGCTTTCCAGCTGCACTGATGTATTTGGACAGCAAGACCTTGCTGTAAAATTAGGCTTTAATCTGTGTCTTAATGGGATCTTCAGCCTGTAGGGATGCACATGGAACCCGGAGCACGGTCAAGTTTGGAGTCGCCCCTTTTGGGCAGTGGTTTGTGTGTAAAAGGGCAAGAGGCTGTGAATAATTTGGATGTGAACTCCGAATTTCCTTGTGCTCTCAATCTCTGCCAGGTGCCTTTTCTGCGTACAGACATTGAATCTTTTCTACTACAGGGGGGTACATGAACAAACCGAAGATATTGTAGTGCTATCCTTTAGGTAACTCACACATAGTTTACTGTGCAATTTTTGTCATAGTTTTTGTCCAAGAATAAAACCTGAAGGGCTGTTTGTACCCATAAAAAGTCAGCAGATTCCCTGGAGTTCTTATCCCCTTTGAGCCTGTAATGGCATGTCAAAACAAGCAAAGTTTTACTTCAGCTGGTAGTCCCATGGGAAATGTGGTCAAAGAAAAGTCCTGTTCCGTCGTCCTTTCATGTTAATTTGGATAAAATCTGGAATCTTTCTTCCCCTCTGAAACTTGCAGATGTTCATATCAGTATTTTTGTGTAGTTTCCTGATGCAGCAGCCTCCTGGCTTTCTTTGTGCAGGCTTCAGagtggaaaagctgtggctgtttCCATGCCTGTAACAGGCACAGAATCGAGGTAAGAAGCAGCTGAGAAGTTGCAGATGGGAAAATCTAACTTAAATTTCAGCAAACTTAAACAGGAATTAGCTTCCTTGTAACAAGTCTTATTTTGCCAGGACCAACtctgtcttttaaatatttattaatttttaacctTGAAGGCGAAGAATGTTATGTGACTGATATTCAGATGGGGGGAAAAATCTTAAGATTATTACATTTGCAAAGGAAAATGTTTCACCCTGGCGTGATGCAAACAAGTTTACTCATCACATAAGGTTGGTTTCTCTAAGCCCATTTGTCTGGCTGAAGTCTAAGGCTGCTTTCAAAACTTTCAGATGTTTTCTGAGTTCTTGGCAGTGGTTTTCACTTCACACAAGACACTGGGAAAGAGGAGGCAGTTGTGGGCTCACCTGGCTTCTAGGTTGACTTGACTTTAGTTTTAGTTTGCCGTGAGCTTTATTCTTTCACTGAATTTTCCAGATGGGTTAATATAATGCTTGTTTTCTCAAATTAGTTAAACATTCCCTTTCAACTGTATTTTTTCTAGAGAATTACCTCAGTTTGGTATCTGAATCTACTGTAGTTTTACCTGGAGGCATAGCATGGAATTTCctgttctgtttttctcttgatAACTCATCCATGATTTTGTATCCTTAGTCACCTTACGGTTTTAAAACTCTCAACAGAGCTAATGATGCAACTTAAAAT from Aphelocoma coerulescens isolate FSJ_1873_10779 chromosome 14, UR_Acoe_1.0, whole genome shotgun sequence includes these protein-coding regions:
- the GNA12 gene encoding guanine nucleotide-binding protein subunit alpha-12, whose protein sequence is MSGVVRTLSRCLLPAEAAGRAGEQPRRDGKERSRDAEREARRRSREIDAMLARERRAVRRLVKILLLGAGESGKSTFLKQMRIIHGREFDQKALLEFRATIYENILKGCRVLVDARDKLGIPWQYTENEKHGMFLMAFENKAGMPIEPATFQLYVPALGALWRDSGIKEAFSRRSEYQLGESVKYFLDNLDRIGQLNYFPSKQDILLARKATKGIVEHDFIIKKIPFKMVDVGGQRSQRQKWFQCFDGITSILFMVSSSEYDQVLMEDRRTNRLVESMNIFETIVNNKLFFNVSIILFLNKMDLLIEKVKTVSIKKYFSDFKGDPHRLEDVQRYLVQCFDRKRRNRSKPLFHHFTTAIDTENIRFVFHAVKDTILQENLKDIMLQ